One window from the genome of Oncorhynchus keta strain PuntledgeMale-10-30-2019 unplaced genomic scaffold, Oket_V2 Un_contig_19698_pilon_pilon, whole genome shotgun sequence encodes:
- the LOC127920511 gene encoding uncharacterized protein LOC127920511 translates to LRKVEPLAGDRHHSFQLRQVELLAGDRHHSFQLRKVEPLAGDRHHSFQLRKVELLVGDRHHSFQLRKVELLVGDRHHSFQLRKVELLAGDRHHSFQLRKVELLAGDRHHSFQLRKVELLVGDRHHSFQLRKVELLAGDRHHSFQLRKVELLARDRHHSFQLRQVELLAGDRHHSFRLRQVELLAGDRHHSFQLRKVELLARDRHHSFQLRQVELLAGDRHHSFQLRQVELLAGDRHHSFQLRKVELLAGDRHHSFQLRQVELLAGDRHHSFQLRKVELLAGDRHHSFQLRKVELLAGDGHPSLLSLFQSCLSIKQFIAVIKRKVSIVSSNRLRTHIPTHLERVSSLR, encoded by the exons TTGAGGAAGGTTGAACCCCTAGCTGGAGACAGACACCACTCCTTTCAGTTGAGGCAGGTTGAACTCCTAGCTGGAGACAGACACCACTCCTTTCAGTTGAGGAAGGTTGAACCCCTAGCTGGAGACAGACACCACTCCTTTCAGTTGAGGAAGGTTGAACTCCTAGTTGGAGACAGACACCACTCCTTTCAGTTGAGGAAGGTTGAACTCCTAGTTGGAGACAGACACCACTCCTTTCAGTTGAGGAAGGTTGAACTCCTAGCTGGAGACAGACACCACTCCTTTCAGTTGAGGAAGGTTGAACTCCTAGCTGGAGACAGACACCACTCCTTTCAGTTGAGGAAGGTTGAACTCCTAGTTGGAGACAGACACCACTCCTTTCAGTTGAGGAAG GTTGAACTCCTAGCTGGAGACAGACACCACTCCTTTCAGTTGAGGAAGGTTGAACTCCtagctagagacagacaccactcCTTTCAGTTGAGGCAG GTTGAACTCCTAGCTGGAGACAGACACCACTCCTTTCGGTTGAGGCAGGTTGAACTCCTAGCTGGAGACAGACACCACTCCTTTCAGTTGAGGAAGGTTGAACTCCtagctagagacagacaccactcCTTTCAGTTGAGGCAGGTTGAACTCCTAGCTGGAGACAGACACCACTCCTTTCAGTTGAGGCAGGTTGAACTCCTAGCTGGAGACAGACACCACTCCTTTCAGTTGAGGAAGGTTGAACTCCTAGCTGGAGACAGACACCACTCCTTTCAGTTGAGGCAGGTTGAACTCCTAGCTGGAGACAGACACCACTCCTTTCAGTTGAGGAAGGTTGAACTCCTAGCTGGAGACAGACACCACTCCTTTCAGTTGAGGAAGGTTGAACTCCTAGCTGGAGACGGACACCCCTCCCTTCTTTCCCTGTTCCAGTCGTGTCTGTCTATAAAACAGTTTATAGCAGTAATAAAGAGGAAGGTATCGATCGTCTCGTCTAATCGTTTACggacacacatacccacacacctAGAGCGTGTCAGCTCTTTAAGATAA